In one Salipiger abyssi genomic region, the following are encoded:
- a CDS encoding hydantoinase/oxoprolinase family protein, whose product MSDVSFQLGIDIGGTFTDLSLLALDGGASHTHKVASTPSAPSRAVARGISELMSSVGSTPDAISYFVHGQTIALNAVLERRGARSALIVSEGNGDILEIARLRKKDIFNLKASLPSTIVARQDVYEIPVRGDDADASAGLAAIDAVIAQLAPEIESVAICLLGAYNSDAVERQLAERIRETRPDLYLSCSSDLWSEIREYERASVASLNAYVQPIMSRYVDNLVIDTQEVGLDTALQITQSNGGVLSASSAKAKPVNTMLSGPASGVVAAAYVAGLSGVGDAVTLDIGGTSADFSIIRDEEPVYSTDAEIGDFPIVMPTVDVFAVGAGGGSIAWFDPFGILKLGPQSAGAEPGPACYNRGGTEATVTDAYLVAGYIDAGKFAGGSLSLKAENAFAAVGRIAERLGCSAEDASEAILRLGTATMTSAILPMMTKRGLDPRDFTLIAFGGAGPTHACLLAEEVGIGQILVPPSPGTMCALGATIADYQYNYIRSLRKPLTGIDADTMRAIYGELEQEGRDALAAENPMIERIEIVRSANMRYAGQAFDVDVTLPADLEIGALTPERLAEAFHDTYEALYHNSERDAAVDLVSLRVRVFGRRAKPSLPPARQRDDAGTIAAIGSRPIYHGGQAHEASVYRREDFCAGDSVAGPAVVEQFDTTTVVTPGFTARCDAAGNLLLTNTKRGQDQ is encoded by the coding sequence GTGAGCGACGTAAGTTTTCAGCTTGGCATCGACATCGGGGGGACCTTTACGGATCTCAGCCTGTTGGCGCTGGACGGAGGGGCTTCGCATACCCACAAGGTGGCCAGCACGCCCTCCGCGCCCTCCCGCGCGGTGGCGCGCGGTATCAGCGAGCTGATGTCCTCGGTCGGTAGCACGCCCGACGCGATTTCGTATTTCGTGCATGGCCAGACCATCGCGCTGAACGCCGTGCTGGAACGCCGCGGCGCCCGCTCGGCGCTGATCGTCAGCGAGGGCAATGGCGACATCCTCGAAATCGCGCGGCTTCGGAAGAAGGACATCTTCAACCTCAAGGCGTCGCTGCCCTCGACCATCGTGGCGCGTCAGGACGTCTATGAGATCCCGGTGCGCGGCGACGACGCGGATGCCTCCGCCGGGCTCGCCGCCATCGACGCGGTGATCGCGCAGCTTGCGCCCGAGATCGAGAGCGTCGCGATCTGCCTGCTTGGCGCCTATAACAGCGACGCGGTGGAGCGGCAGCTCGCCGAGCGCATCCGCGAAACGCGCCCCGATCTCTACCTCTCCTGCTCCTCCGATCTCTGGTCCGAGATCCGCGAATACGAGCGCGCCAGCGTCGCCTCGCTCAACGCCTATGTGCAGCCGATCATGAGCCGCTATGTCGACAATCTGGTGATCGACACGCAGGAGGTCGGGCTCGACACCGCGTTGCAGATCACCCAGTCGAACGGCGGCGTGCTGAGCGCGTCGAGCGCCAAGGCCAAGCCGGTGAACACCATGCTCTCGGGGCCGGCCTCGGGTGTGGTGGCGGCGGCCTATGTCGCCGGGCTGAGCGGTGTCGGCGATGCGGTGACGCTGGATATCGGCGGCACCAGCGCCGATTTCTCGATCATCCGCGATGAGGAGCCGGTCTATTCCACCGATGCCGAGATCGGCGATTTTCCCATCGTCATGCCGACAGTGGATGTGTTCGCCGTCGGCGCGGGCGGTGGCTCCATCGCCTGGTTCGATCCCTTCGGCATCCTCAAGCTCGGACCGCAAAGCGCCGGTGCCGAGCCGGGGCCGGCCTGCTATAACCGGGGCGGCACCGAGGCGACGGTGACCGATGCCTATCTGGTGGCGGGCTACATCGACGCCGGGAAGTTCGCCGGAGGCTCGCTGAGCCTCAAGGCAGAGAATGCCTTTGCGGCGGTGGGGCGGATCGCGGAGCGGCTGGGCTGCTCCGCAGAAGATGCCTCGGAGGCGATCCTGCGCCTTGGCACGGCGACGATGACCAGCGCCATCCTTCCGATGATGACCAAGCGCGGGCTCGATCCCCGCGACTTCACGCTCATCGCCTTTGGCGGCGCGGGGCCGACCCATGCCTGTCTGCTGGCCGAGGAGGTGGGGATCGGGCAGATCCTCGTGCCGCCATCGCCGGGCACCATGTGCGCGCTCGGTGCCACCATCGCCGATTACCAGTACAATTACATCCGCAGCCTGCGCAAACCGCTGACCGGGATCGACGCAGACACCATGCGCGCGATTTACGGCGAGCTGGAGCAGGAGGGCCGCGACGCGCTCGCCGCCGAGAACCCGATGATCGAGCGGATCGAAATCGTGCGCTCGGCCAATATGCGCTATGCCGGCCAGGCCTTTGACGTGGACGTGACGCTTCCCGCCGATCTCGAGATCGGCGCGCTGACGCCGGAGCGGCTGGCCGAGGCGTTTCACGACACTTACGAGGCGCTCTATCACAACAGCGAGCGCGACGCGGCGGTGGATCTGGTGTCGCTGCGGGTGCGGGTCTTCGGGCGCCGCGCGAAACCGTCGCTGCCGCCGGCAAGGCAGCGCGATGACGCCGGGACAATTGCCGCCATCGGCAGCCGCCCGATCTATCACGGCGGGCAGGCGCATGAGGCCTCGGTCTATCGCCGCGAGGATTTCTGCGCCGGCGACAGCGTCGCCGGCCCTGCCGTGGTCGAGCAGTTCGACACGACCACGGTCGTGACGCCGGGCTTTACCGCCCGCTGCGATGCCGCCGGAAACCTCCTCCTGACCAACACCAAGCGGGGGCAAGACCAATGA
- the nadC gene encoding carboxylating nicotinate-nucleotide diphosphorylase yields the protein MPNFEPVPDIILEPAIRNAIMEDLGAGGDVTTRSVLPAGRQYRASLNARQEAVVSGMQAAALAFRLIDPSLEVEIEIPDGTAGKPGDRLMSINGNAASILAAERVALNFAGRLSGTATLTQSYVRAVEGTGTRITCTRKTTPGLKILEKLAVLHGGGFNHRFSLSDAILIKDNHIAAAGGVRPVLEAVQRNVGHMVVVEIEIDGLEQLDAVLEVGGAAAVLFDNMTTEDMAEAVRRIGGRMKTEASGNVRLDRLAEIAATGVDYISSGALTHSAGTVDLGLDF from the coding sequence GTGCCGAATTTCGAACCCGTCCCTGACATCATTCTCGAACCCGCGATCCGCAACGCGATCATGGAAGATCTCGGTGCCGGCGGCGATGTGACCACGCGCTCGGTGCTGCCGGCGGGTCGGCAATACCGCGCCAGTCTCAATGCGCGGCAGGAGGCGGTGGTCTCCGGCATGCAGGCCGCAGCTTTGGCGTTCCGGCTGATCGACCCGAGCCTTGAGGTCGAGATCGAGATCCCCGACGGCACCGCCGGCAAACCCGGCGACCGACTGATGAGCATCAACGGCAACGCTGCCTCCATCCTCGCGGCGGAGCGGGTCGCGCTGAATTTCGCCGGGCGTCTTTCCGGCACCGCGACGCTGACGCAGTCCTACGTGCGCGCCGTCGAGGGCACCGGCACGCGGATCACCTGCACCCGCAAGACCACGCCGGGCCTGAAGATCCTGGAAAAGCTCGCGGTGCTGCATGGCGGCGGCTTCAATCACCGCTTCTCGCTCTCGGACGCGATCCTGATCAAGGACAACCACATCGCGGCGGCGGGCGGTGTGCGCCCGGTGCTGGAGGCCGTCCAGCGCAATGTCGGCCATATGGTGGTGGTCGAGATCGAAATCGACGGTCTGGAGCAGCTCGACGCGGTGCTGGAGGTCGGCGGCGCGGCAGCGGTGCTGTTCGACAATATGACCACCGAGGACATGGCCGAGGCGGTGCGCCGGATCGGCGGTCGCATGAAGACCGAAGCGAGCGGCAATGTCCGACTCGACCGGCTGGCCGAGATCGCCGCGACGGGGGTCGATTACATCTCCTCCGGCGCGCTCACACATTCGGCGGGCACCGTCGATCTCGGGCTGGATTTCTGA
- a CDS encoding aldehyde dehydrogenase family protein, with amino-acid sequence MPDSLNFDIEQVLPQHADLYFGGVWHKPLGGVYDDTLNPATGRVLTPVATAGRDDVDAAVAAARKGFLEWRDVPPLERARILKEIAALLRKHGDELAMIDSANCGNPYTEMRGDAAIAAAQMDLFAGLVTEMKGDTIPMGAERVNMTLREPLGVVARILAFNHPFMFCGGKMAAPLAAGNAVIIKPPVQAPLSALRLAEIVDGLLPKGVFSVLPGGVEAGAGLAEHPDVAKVTLIGSVPAGRAVMKSASATVKPVLLELGGKNALIAYPDSKPEKIADALVAGMNFGWCGQSCGSTSRAFLHEDIHDEVLSYVADKIARYKPGIPTDPETTMGAIVSRTQFDRVMGYIESAKSEGARAVTGGHAVTDGDLADGCFIAPTIFADVTPEMTIAREEIFGPVLAVRKWREESAMLEEVNGLELGLTCAIWTRDLATAHRAASRVEAGFVWINEVGRHFLGAPFGGVKQSGIGREEGIGELISFTHEKNVHINLAGQ; translated from the coding sequence GTGCCGGACAGTTTGAATTTCGATATCGAACAGGTGCTGCCACAGCACGCCGATCTCTATTTCGGCGGCGTCTGGCACAAGCCGTTGGGCGGAGTTTATGACGACACGCTGAACCCGGCGACGGGCCGTGTGCTGACTCCGGTGGCCACAGCCGGGCGCGACGATGTCGACGCCGCGGTTGCCGCCGCGCGCAAGGGCTTTCTGGAATGGCGCGACGTGCCGCCGCTGGAGCGTGCCCGCATCCTCAAGGAAATCGCCGCGCTGCTGCGCAAGCATGGCGACGAGCTGGCGATGATCGACTCGGCCAATTGCGGCAACCCCTATACCGAGATGCGCGGCGACGCCGCCATTGCCGCCGCGCAGATGGATCTCTTTGCCGGTCTCGTTACCGAGATGAAGGGCGACACCATTCCGATGGGCGCCGAGCGGGTGAACATGACCCTGCGCGAGCCGCTGGGTGTGGTGGCGCGGATCCTGGCCTTCAACCACCCGTTCATGTTCTGCGGCGGCAAGATGGCGGCGCCGCTTGCGGCGGGCAATGCGGTCATCATCAAGCCGCCGGTGCAGGCGCCGCTCTCGGCGCTGCGTCTGGCCGAAATCGTCGACGGGCTGCTGCCCAAGGGCGTGTTCAGCGTGTTGCCCGGCGGTGTCGAGGCCGGCGCCGGGCTGGCGGAGCATCCGGACGTGGCCAAGGTCACGCTGATCGGCTCGGTTCCCGCCGGGCGCGCGGTGATGAAAAGCGCCAGCGCCACGGTCAAGCCGGTGCTGCTGGAGCTTGGCGGCAAGAACGCCCTGATCGCCTATCCCGACAGCAAGCCCGAAAAGATCGCCGACGCGCTTGTCGCGGGGATGAATTTCGGCTGGTGCGGCCAGTCCTGCGGCTCGACCAGCCGCGCCTTCCTGCACGAGGACATCCACGACGAAGTGCTGTCCTACGTGGCTGACAAGATCGCGCGCTACAAGCCGGGCATTCCCACCGATCCCGAGACCACCATGGGCGCCATCGTCAGCCGCACCCAGTTCGACCGGGTGATGGGCTATATCGAAAGCGCCAAAAGCGAAGGCGCCCGCGCTGTCACCGGCGGCCATGCGGTCACCGATGGCGACCTTGCCGATGGGTGCTTCATCGCGCCGACGATCTTTGCCGATGTGACCCCCGAGATGACCATCGCCCGCGAAGAGATCTTCGGCCCGGTGCTCGCCGTCCGCAAATGGCGCGAGGAGAGCGCCATGCTCGAGGAGGTCAACGGGCTGGAGCTTGGCCTCACCTGCGCGATCTGGACGCGCGATCTGGCCACCGCGCACCGCGCCGCGTCGCGGGTCGAGGCGGGCTTTGTCTGGATCAACGAGGTCGGGCGGCATTTCCTCGGCGCGCCCTTCGGCGGCGTCAAGCAATCGGGCATCGGGCGCGAGGAGGGCATCGGCGAGCTGATCTCCTTCACCCACGAGAAGAACGTCCACATCAACCTGGCCGGTCAGTGA
- a CDS encoding IclR family transcriptional regulator yields the protein MEAKGSPRQHVQSVVVGARLLEALARQNDAMSLSAIAKVADMAPAKAHRYLAGFIETGLITQSETTGLYDLGPLSLDLGLAAIRRLDVVELAYPLMVALREETGETTSLSVWGNFGATLVRWVPSNAPVNITVNVGSVLPLLTSSNGRAFAAHLPAEMVEPLIEKELAENAPALAAAGIETRADVEHILQPVRETGIAAAVGLVVPAIASLSCPIFDRTNSVVAVVTIVGITGMISTEADSPVSMKLRDTAQRISEMLGARTG from the coding sequence GTGGAAGCAAAAGGCAGCCCCCGCCAGCATGTGCAATCGGTCGTCGTCGGTGCGCGGCTTCTGGAGGCGCTCGCCCGGCAGAACGACGCCATGTCGCTCTCGGCAATCGCCAAGGTCGCTGACATGGCGCCGGCAAAGGCCCACCGCTACCTCGCGGGCTTCATCGAAACAGGGCTGATCACGCAGAGCGAAACCACCGGGCTTTACGATCTCGGGCCGCTCTCCCTCGATCTCGGGCTTGCGGCGATCCGGCGGCTCGACGTGGTGGAGCTGGCCTATCCGCTGATGGTCGCGCTGCGCGAAGAGACCGGCGAGACCACTTCGCTCTCGGTCTGGGGCAATTTCGGCGCCACGCTGGTGCGCTGGGTGCCGAGCAACGCGCCGGTGAACATCACGGTGAATGTGGGCTCTGTTCTGCCCCTGCTGACCTCATCGAACGGCCGCGCCTTTGCAGCGCATCTGCCGGCGGAGATGGTCGAGCCGCTGATCGAAAAGGAACTGGCCGAGAATGCGCCCGCGCTGGCGGCGGCGGGCATAGAGACGCGCGCGGATGTCGAGCACATCCTGCAACCGGTGCGCGAGACCGGCATCGCCGCCGCAGTCGGGCTGGTGGTGCCCGCCATCGCCTCGCTGAGCTGCCCGATCTTCGACCGCACCAATTCGGTGGTCGCCGTGGTCACGATTGTCGGCATCACCGGCATGATCTCGACCGAGGCGGACAGCCCGGTCTCAATGAAACTCCGCGACACAGCACAGCGGATTTCGGAAATGCTCGGCGCCCGGACGGGCTGA
- a CDS encoding MarR family winged helix-turn-helix transcriptional regulator — protein MNEQSTCSGPSLESSRGEERLARLVRLAARGFNRSLQIRLNTQNVTFGQWIFLRILWNEDGLSQRELSERAHLTEPTAHTALLRMEELGYIVRRNIEGNKRRQHAFLTERGWELRDQLEPLAVEANDLAVAGLTEDEQRILRKALATMIRNLEQDELDAAQRGMRMPPTKGKSAPE, from the coding sequence ATGAACGAACAGTCGACATGCTCCGGCCCATCCCTCGAGTCGTCCCGCGGCGAAGAACGCCTGGCGCGGCTCGTTCGCCTTGCCGCGCGCGGCTTCAACCGCTCGCTTCAGATCCGCCTGAACACCCAGAACGTGACCTTTGGGCAGTGGATCTTTCTGCGCATCCTGTGGAACGAGGACGGGCTGTCGCAGCGCGAGCTGAGCGAACGTGCACACCTAACCGAGCCGACCGCGCATACCGCCCTGCTCCGCATGGAAGAGCTCGGCTATATCGTGCGCCGGAACATCGAGGGCAACAAACGCCGTCAGCACGCCTTTCTGACCGAGCGCGGCTGGGAGCTGCGCGACCAGCTGGAGCCGCTCGCGGTCGAGGCCAATGATCTGGCCGTCGCGGGGCTGACCGAGGATGAGCAGCGTATCCTGCGCAAGGCGCTGGCGACGATGATCCGCAATCTCGAACAGGACGAGCTGGACGCGGCGCAGCGCGGCATGCGCATGCCACCGACCAAGGGGAAGAGCGCGCCGGAATAG
- a CDS encoding TAXI family TRAP transporter solute-binding subunit: protein MKTKVATFLAAIGICVMGSGATAESLNVTLSGGNPSGLWSLLGAGIDRAVKTSDSDGVVTYQATGGGFANIALLSGNRTDLGLAHDAEVKLALDGEDPFKGPITGLQAIGYMYNWAPMHFFLRKSIADEYDIDSLDDLAKSGAAIRVGNNNAGNIVANITTYILDEAGFDEETIEGNGGVMVRGGSAQQADLMTDGRIDMVINGIFVGHSSFLSVDKNADVVLLDIPQEIIEKTNDKFGTVSYEIPGGSYTNQAEPIDTLALGALLVTTDTMPEETAYTLAKDIATNIDEIRSVHSAMKQLTPELLVSQKTLPFHPGAKRAYEELGLLE, encoded by the coding sequence ATGAAAACCAAAGTAGCAACGTTTCTTGCTGCCATCGGCATCTGTGTCATGGGCAGCGGAGCCACTGCGGAAAGCCTCAATGTCACGCTGTCCGGGGGGAACCCGTCGGGGCTCTGGTCGCTGCTGGGCGCGGGGATCGACCGGGCGGTGAAAACATCCGATTCCGACGGGGTCGTCACCTATCAGGCGACCGGCGGCGGATTTGCGAATATCGCCCTGCTTTCGGGCAACCGCACCGATCTGGGCCTGGCCCATGATGCCGAGGTCAAGCTGGCGCTTGACGGCGAAGACCCGTTCAAGGGCCCGATCACCGGGCTTCAGGCAATCGGCTATATGTACAACTGGGCGCCGATGCATTTCTTCCTGCGGAAATCCATCGCCGACGAATACGATATCGACAGCCTCGACGATCTGGCGAAATCCGGCGCCGCGATCCGCGTCGGCAACAACAACGCCGGCAATATCGTCGCCAATATCACCACCTATATTCTCGACGAGGCGGGCTTTGACGAAGAGACCATCGAGGGGAATGGCGGCGTCATGGTGCGTGGCGGCTCTGCGCAGCAGGCCGACCTGATGACCGATGGCCGGATCGACATGGTGATCAACGGCATCTTTGTCGGTCACTCGTCCTTCCTGAGCGTCGACAAGAACGCCGATGTGGTGCTGCTCGATATCCCGCAGGAGATCATCGAGAAGACCAATGATAAATTCGGCACCGTATCTTACGAGATCCCGGGCGGCAGCTATACCAACCAGGCCGAGCCCATCGACACGCTCGCCCTTGGCGCGCTGCTGGTCACCACCGACACGATGCCCGAGGAAACCGCCTATACGCTGGCCAAGGATATCGCCACGAATATCGACGAGATCCGCTCGGTGCACAGTGCGATGAAACAGCTTACGCCCGAGCTCCTAGTCTCGCAAAAGACGCTGCCGTTCCATCCCGGCGCAAAGCGGGCCTATGAGGAACTGGGCCTTCTGGAATAA
- a CDS encoding universal stress protein, translating into MSIKNILLAHTGSAAFPGSLRHAVQIAKRHDAWLTGMYSGSTSYFDQILRLSEDLRLKLKDAEREKITDLRDTFNKEAAAAGIGERCEFVMPDVIGRAAPSEIARNFDFVVTGFHPKLPTDEYRAVSPDIIALRSGRPVLVVPDGYEADSMASHALVAWDGKRSAARAINDAMAVLERKPRKVSILTVGNVLEDLPSAKWIMSHLERHGVDAEHIPLARPERSIAEIIQSTADEIGAKLVVMGAYEHSKFSQDMFGGVTHHVLRGIKIPVFMSH; encoded by the coding sequence ATGAGCATCAAGAATATCCTGCTGGCACATACGGGAAGCGCCGCCTTCCCCGGAAGCCTCCGTCACGCGGTGCAGATCGCCAAGCGTCACGACGCCTGGCTGACCGGGATGTATAGCGGTTCCACGTCTTATTTCGATCAGATCCTGAGGCTGAGCGAAGATCTGCGCCTGAAGCTGAAGGATGCCGAGCGCGAAAAGATCACGGATCTGCGCGATACGTTCAACAAGGAAGCCGCCGCCGCCGGTATCGGCGAGCGCTGTGAGTTCGTCATGCCGGATGTGATCGGCCGCGCCGCGCCGTCCGAGATCGCGCGGAACTTCGATTTTGTGGTGACCGGGTTCCACCCGAAGTTGCCGACCGACGAATATCGCGCGGTCAGCCCGGATATCATCGCGCTGCGCAGCGGGCGTCCGGTGCTTGTCGTGCCCGATGGCTACGAGGCCGACAGCATGGCCAGCCACGCGCTGGTTGCCTGGGACGGGAAACGCTCGGCGGCGCGCGCGATCAACGACGCGATGGCGGTGCTTGAACGCAAGCCGCGAAAGGTCTCCATCCTGACGGTGGGCAACGTGCTTGAGGATCTCCCCTCCGCCAAGTGGATCATGTCGCATCTCGAACGGCACGGCGTCGATGCCGAGCATATCCCGCTTGCCCGCCCCGAGCGCAGCATCGCTGAGATCATCCAGTCCACCGCCGACGAGATCGGCGCGAAGCTGGTGGTGATGGGCGCCTACGAGCACAGCAAGTTCTCGCAGGACATGTTCGGCGGTGTCACCCATCACGTTCTGCGGGGCATCAAGATCCCGGTTTTCATGTCTCACTGA